In one Neobacillus sp. CF12 genomic region, the following are encoded:
- the argJ gene encoding bifunctional ornithine acetyltransferase/N-acetylglutamate synthase yields the protein MPAISNKEIVILEEESVTLPKGFKAGGMHCGIKRKRLDLGYIVSEVPATVAGVYTTNIFQAAPLLVTQESIAKEKKIQAIIVNSGNANACTGEQGLLDAFEMQKGFANELGIKEHLVAVTSTGVIGELLPMDKVKTGISQVLQTKYGTEENFKNAILTTDTCIKQIAVQIKIDGKTVSIGGAAKGSGMIHPNMATMLGFVTTDANIAQEDLLAALKEITNQTFNMITVDGDTSTNDMVLVLANGLAENNQLTKDHPDWDLFKAGLKLVSEELAKKIARDGEGATKLVEVEVNGAYSQDAARAVGKAIISSNLVKTAIYGTDPNWGRIVTAIGYSGIPVEPNAIKVAIGPYKVFENGLPSPIVEEEVKEYLELETVKILVELNQGKESATAWGCDLTYDYVKINASYRT from the coding sequence ATGCCAGCCATTTCAAATAAAGAGATTGTTATTTTAGAAGAAGAAAGTGTTACCTTGCCAAAGGGATTTAAAGCAGGTGGCATGCATTGCGGGATTAAAAGAAAGCGTCTTGATCTTGGGTATATAGTTTCGGAAGTTCCAGCAACGGTTGCTGGTGTATATACAACGAACATTTTCCAAGCGGCCCCCCTTTTAGTTACTCAAGAGAGTATCGCGAAAGAAAAAAAGATCCAAGCGATAATCGTCAACTCAGGTAACGCAAATGCCTGTACCGGAGAACAGGGTTTATTGGACGCTTTTGAAATGCAAAAAGGATTTGCCAACGAGCTAGGCATCAAGGAACATCTTGTAGCTGTTACATCTACTGGAGTTATTGGTGAACTGTTGCCGATGGATAAGGTGAAAACAGGAATAAGTCAAGTTCTTCAGACAAAGTATGGAACGGAAGAAAATTTCAAGAATGCAATCTTAACAACAGACACTTGCATTAAGCAAATTGCTGTTCAAATAAAAATCGACGGAAAGACAGTCAGCATCGGCGGCGCCGCAAAGGGTTCTGGGATGATTCACCCGAACATGGCAACAATGCTTGGTTTTGTCACAACAGATGCCAATATTGCCCAAGAGGATTTGCTTGCTGCTCTTAAAGAGATAACGAATCAGACCTTTAATATGATTACGGTTGATGGAGATACAAGTACGAACGATATGGTTTTAGTCTTAGCAAACGGGTTAGCAGAGAATAACCAACTTACGAAAGACCATCCAGATTGGGATTTATTCAAAGCAGGATTAAAACTTGTGAGTGAAGAGCTTGCTAAGAAAATTGCCAGGGATGGCGAAGGTGCTACCAAACTCGTTGAAGTTGAAGTAAACGGAGCCTACAGTCAGGATGCTGCAAGAGCGGTTGGAAAAGCAATTATTTCTTCTAATCTTGTAAAAACGGCTATCTATGGCACGGATCCCAACTGGGGAAGAATCGTTACAGCCATTGGTTATTCGGGAATACCGGTTGAACCTAATGCAATAAAGGTAGCGATAGGACCATACAAAGTATTCGAAAATGGCTTACCTAGTCCGATTGTGGAAGAAGAAGTAAAAGAGTACTTAGAACTGGAAACGGTAAAAATTCTGGTTGAACTAAATCAAGGTAAAGAAAGTGCTACGGCCTGGGGCTGCGATTTAACTTATGATTATGTGAAAATCAATGCATCTTACCGCACTTAA
- a CDS encoding Mrp/NBP35 family ATP-binding protein produces MLSGKVISVISGKGGVGKSTVSANLAVSLARQGKAVGLIDFDIYGSSIPNMMNISFGPKSMNNKIIPVQSHNVKIMSMGFIVKNNDPVVWRGPMLGKVINQFINEVIWGPLDYVIIDMPPGTGDVAMDVNRLIPSSNQIVVTTPHPTASHVAERAGKMAAINNHNILGIVENMAYFQPPDLEQKYYLFGKGGSEQLASKLGTNLIAQLPILAPKEDDYEPSIYKRGSLLFDKYNELADTVQNSIA; encoded by the coding sequence ATGCTATCGGGAAAAGTAATTTCAGTTATCTCGGGTAAGGGCGGGGTTGGTAAATCAACTGTTTCAGCCAACCTTGCAGTATCCCTAGCAAGGCAGGGAAAGGCAGTTGGGTTAATTGATTTCGATATCTACGGAAGCAGTATTCCCAACATGATGAATATTAGTTTTGGACCAAAATCGATGAATAACAAGATTATCCCTGTCCAATCACACAACGTAAAGATCATGTCAATGGGATTTATCGTTAAAAATAATGATCCGGTTGTTTGGCGAGGGCCTATGCTAGGAAAAGTCATCAACCAATTTATTAATGAAGTGATATGGGGTCCCTTGGATTATGTGATCATCGACATGCCGCCAGGAACGGGTGATGTGGCTATGGATGTGAATCGACTGATTCCAAGTTCTAATCAGATCGTTGTCACAACTCCACATCCAACAGCCTCACATGTCGCAGAAAGAGCGGGTAAAATGGCGGCAATCAATAATCATAATATCCTAGGTATCGTTGAAAATATGGCGTATTTTCAGCCGCCAGATCTTGAACAAAAGTATTATCTGTTTGGCAAAGGCGGATCTGAACAGCTCGCATCAAAGCTAGGAACAAATCTCATAGCCCAACTGCCCATTTTAGCACCAAAAGAAGATGATTATGAACCTTCTATCTATAAGCGAGGTTCCTTACTGTTTGATAAATACAACGAATTAGCTGATACAGTACAGAATTCAATTGCCTAA
- the argC gene encoding N-acetyl-gamma-glutamyl-phosphate reductase: protein MKAAIIGGTGYGAIELIRLINKHPHLEVGSVVSNSQAGNDFSESYPHLTEIINQPLESFDVNRLTEQHDIVFLATPSGVSSKMVPQLMGKGIKVIDLSGDFRLRSQSEYETWYKHTAPEETYLSKAVYGLSEIYSEEIKGATLIANPGCYPTATSLGLIPILKANLADSQSIIIDAKSGVSGAGRGLSLTSHYAEINENLRAYKLGAHQHIPEIEQVLKDETGRMVTVSFTTHLVPMTRGIMITAYVNLIGKISTSEVIELYKQFYENHPFVRIRPEGIYPSTKEVSGSNYCDIGLHVDPRTNRLTIISVIDNLVKGAAGQAIQNANIMNEWDVRTGLTSIPMYP from the coding sequence ATGAAAGCAGCGATTATCGGTGGAACGGGATATGGGGCTATCGAGTTAATAAGGCTTATAAACAAGCATCCGCATTTGGAAGTTGGATCGGTTGTTTCCAACTCTCAAGCTGGTAACGATTTTAGCGAATCCTATCCACACTTAACTGAAATTATTAATCAACCATTGGAAAGCTTTGATGTAAATAGATTAACTGAACAACATGATATCGTGTTTTTGGCAACTCCTTCAGGCGTCAGCAGTAAAATGGTTCCCCAATTAATGGGTAAAGGAATAAAAGTTATCGACCTTTCCGGAGATTTTCGGCTAAGGTCGCAAAGTGAATATGAAACTTGGTATAAGCATACGGCGCCAGAAGAGACATATTTAAGCAAGGCAGTTTATGGATTGAGTGAAATTTATTCTGAAGAGATTAAAGGAGCAACATTAATTGCTAATCCTGGATGCTACCCAACAGCAACAAGCCTCGGGTTAATACCAATATTGAAAGCAAATCTTGCTGACTCACAATCTATTATTATTGACGCCAAATCAGGAGTATCCGGTGCAGGCAGAGGTCTTTCATTAACATCACATTATGCTGAAATAAATGAAAATCTTAGAGCATATAAGCTCGGAGCACATCAACATATACCAGAAATTGAACAAGTACTTAAAGATGAAACAGGCAGGATGGTAACAGTTTCGTTTACCACTCATTTGGTTCCAATGACTAGGGGAATTATGATAACCGCCTATGTTAATTTAATTGGGAAAATATCAACGAGTGAAGTAATTGAGTTGTATAAACAGTTCTACGAAAATCATCCATTTGTAAGGATCAGACCAGAGGGAATCTATCCATCAACCAAAGAAGTCAGTGGGAGCAACTACTGCGATATCGGCTTGCATGTTGACCCTCGAACCAATCGACTTACGATTATTTCAGTCATCGATAATTTAGTTAAAGGTGCAGCAGGGCAAGCAATTCAAAATGCAAACATAATGAATGAGTGGGATGTCAGGACGGGGCTTACTAGCATACCAATGTATCCATAA
- a CDS encoding 4Fe-4S dicluster domain-containing protein, translating to MAKVLYIDYERCIGCKACVIGCEECSGHDHLSRMFVDELNPGETVATSPTPCMHCVTPACAESCPVQAIAIADDGTVLSASLEKCIGCKNCTYACPFGIPRVDDVKKVMYKCDMCYDRTSKGRPPMCASVCPTDTIRFVDEHEIKSEPPKEVQFKWDFGGTVIETRTVIGLPDTETNRYGYREGDGVQS from the coding sequence ATGGCTAAAGTTTTATATATTGATTACGAAAGATGCATTGGCTGTAAGGCATGTGTGATTGGGTGTGAAGAGTGCAGCGGCCATGATCATTTATCAAGAATGTTTGTGGATGAGTTAAATCCAGGTGAAACGGTAGCGACGTCACCAACCCCATGTATGCACTGTGTAACACCTGCTTGTGCGGAATCATGTCCTGTACAAGCCATTGCGATTGCCGATGATGGGACAGTATTATCTGCTTCACTAGAAAAATGTATTGGCTGCAAAAACTGTACTTACGCTTGTCCATTTGGTATTCCAAGAGTAGATGATGTAAAAAAGGTAATGTACAAGTGTGATATGTGTTATGACCGGACCTCAAAAGGAAGACCTCCAATGTGCGCAAGTGTTTGTCCAACGGATACCATTCGTTTTGTGGATGAACACGAAATTAAATCTGAACCACCGAAAGAAGTTCAGTTTAAGTGGGATTTTGGCGGTACAGTGATTGAAACAAGGACTGTCATTGGATTGCCGGATACCGAAACAAATAGATATGGATATAGAGAAGGCGATGGTGTTCAATCATGA
- a CDS encoding Rieske (2Fe-2S) protein yields the protein MKKIEGFLRKLSFNIRRDKELELNRRGFIASSLSLMGVLFVSSTPLMVLSKNREEEAHDSEVFIVNEKDIAVGQSVSFYYPDENDSAILVRISEKEYRAYNSKCTHLMCPVYWEKDTGKLTCPCHNGFFNVEDGSVLAGPPPRALPSIKLKFKGKKIYAVGITQAQH from the coding sequence ATGAAGAAAATAGAAGGATTTCTTCGGAAGTTGTCTTTTAATATCAGAAGAGATAAAGAATTAGAATTAAATAGAAGAGGTTTTATCGCCTCTTCCTTATCATTAATGGGCGTATTATTTGTTAGTTCAACCCCTTTAATGGTGTTATCGAAAAATCGTGAAGAAGAAGCACATGATTCAGAGGTATTTATTGTCAATGAAAAAGATATCGCTGTCGGGCAAAGTGTTTCATTCTATTATCCTGATGAGAATGACTCAGCAATATTGGTTAGAATTTCTGAAAAGGAATATAGGGCTTACAATAGCAAATGTACACATTTAATGTGTCCTGTTTATTGGGAAAAGGATACTGGAAAACTAACCTGCCCATGTCATAATGGTTTCTTTAATGTGGAGGATGGATCAGTTCTTGCGGGACCGCCGCCAAGGGCGCTTCCGTCCATTAAGTTGAAATTTAAAGGTAAGAAAATCTACGCTGTTGGAATCACTCAGGCTCAGCATTAG